The Methanospirillum lacunae genome includes a window with the following:
- a CDS encoding ABC transporter permease produces MSLQHLKVSFFLAIRGLSRGSRGSLYLSILIIAMVFTNMIFMSSIIMGVIKNSERSIIEYQTGNILVETKDNEQYIEDVSSLLDKLNRIPGVIRASAHYSMGATLKNEGNRIGGTVTAIRPDDERMVTGTWKKMKEGEYLSDGETGEVIIGIQTAGHKDKNEDMGSSLGYVRTGDPVTIEYTNGVTREYRVKGIFETRSYQADMDVFVTWNEMESVLGHPIDRSTGLIIKTSPDLPEAQVKQTILRFGVQEKVKTWQDLLEEAFGRAIQSFSIINSVTVIVSLVIAIVVLFIVIMIKTLNSRRQIGVLKAIGVEKSIIINNYLFQVLLLTTAGTILGVCIVEGMVGLLTLYPIKFPDGDVTPYASASDLITNTILLYIAAAIAGYIPAWRVASEDIMTAMRA; encoded by the coding sequence ATGAGTCTGCAGCACCTGAAAGTATCATTCTTCCTCGCTATCCGGGGATTATCACGGGGAAGCAGAGGAAGTCTCTACCTCTCCATCCTCATCATCGCGATGGTCTTTACAAACATGATCTTCATGTCCTCTATCATCATGGGGGTCATCAAGAATTCTGAGCGATCGATCATAGAGTACCAGACCGGCAACATTCTTGTCGAAACTAAAGATAATGAGCAGTACATCGAGGACGTGAGTAGTCTTTTAGATAAACTAAACAGGATTCCCGGAGTCATCAGGGCATCAGCCCATTATTCGATGGGAGCTACACTAAAAAATGAGGGAAACCGGATAGGAGGAACTGTCACTGCGATTCGTCCTGATGACGAGCGTATGGTTACCGGGACCTGGAAAAAGATGAAAGAAGGAGAATACCTCTCTGATGGTGAGACAGGTGAGGTAATCATTGGTATCCAGACAGCCGGTCACAAAGACAAGAATGAGGATATGGGTTCCTCACTTGGATATGTCAGAACCGGAGACCCGGTCACCATCGAATATACAAACGGGGTAACCCGTGAATATCGAGTAAAAGGGATCTTTGAGACCCGTTCTTATCAGGCAGATATGGATGTCTTTGTCACCTGGAACGAGATGGAGAGTGTACTTGGCCATCCGATTGACAGATCTACCGGCCTCATCATAAAAACCTCGCCTGATCTTCCTGAAGCACAGGTTAAGCAGACAATCTTACGGTTTGGAGTCCAGGAGAAGGTAAAGACATGGCAGGATCTTCTTGAAGAAGCATTTGGCAGGGCAATTCAGAGTTTTTCAATTATCAACAGTGTTACCGTTATCGTCAGCCTGGTCATCGCTATCGTAGTTCTCTTTATCGTCATCATGATCAAGACCTTGAACAGTCGTCGCCAGATCGGTGTTCTCAAGGCAATCGGTGTTGAAAAGAGTATCATCATCAACAACTACCTTTTCCAGGTTCTCCTGCTCACGACTGCCGGTACCATCCTTGGAGTCTGCATTGTTGAGGGAATGGTCGGACTGCTCACTTTATACCCAATCAAATTCCCTGACGGCGATGTCACCCCCTATGCCAGCGCTTCAGATCTCATCACAAACACAATCCTACTCTACATTGCGGCAGCCATTGCCGGGTATATACCAGCATGGCGTGTGGCAAGTGAGGACATAATGACTGCAATGCGGGCCTGA
- a CDS encoding ABC transporter ATP-binding protein: protein MIEITDLSKVYEMGKVTVDALKNVTLSIKKGEFVGIMGASGSGKSTLLHMIGLLDTPTSGKILIGGIDVSTLTEQQKSRFRLKRLGYVFQDYALMPELTVEENVYLTSMVRGTSEKEYLSQTKEILTRVGLWHRHNALQSELSGGQQQRVSIARAVVNRPEILFADEPCANLDTESSRNVLDLFRQINHELQQTIVMVSHEEWHMEYFDRVIILRDGKIISDGPPVLHERTSTLQS from the coding sequence ATGATCGAGATAACGGACCTCTCAAAAGTATATGAAATGGGAAAAGTGACTGTTGACGCTCTCAAGAACGTAACCCTCTCTATCAAAAAGGGTGAATTTGTCGGGATCATGGGTGCATCAGGATCAGGCAAATCAACACTTCTTCACATGATTGGCCTTCTCGATACACCAACAAGTGGGAAGATCCTTATCGGTGGCATAGATGTATCAACTCTTACAGAGCAACAGAAATCCAGATTCAGGTTGAAGAGACTCGGGTATGTTTTTCAGGATTATGCCCTGATGCCTGAACTAACCGTGGAGGAGAATGTCTACCTCACATCTATGGTAAGGGGTACCAGCGAGAAAGAGTACCTGTCCCAGACAAAGGAGATTTTAACGCGTGTCGGACTTTGGCATCGCCACAATGCCCTGCAGAGTGAACTATCAGGCGGTCAGCAGCAAAGGGTTTCTATCGCTCGTGCTGTTGTAAACAGACCTGAAATCCTGTTTGCTGATGAACCCTGTGCAAACCTGGATACAGAAAGCTCCAGAAACGTGCTTGATCTCTTTAGACAGATCAATCATGAGCTCCAACAGACAATCGTGATGGTCTCTCATGAAGAGTGGCACATGGAATACTTCGACCGGGTGATCATCCTGCGTGACGGGAAAATAATTTCTGATGGTCCGCCAGTACTCCATGAACGGACAAGTACCCTTCAATCTTGA
- a CDS encoding IPT/TIG domain-containing protein → MDRKMFIIAAVLSCCLIFSVVSATTTTPAGNATNVTKVVKTTTPTTTSTGNVTSTAKIAQPTQPANTTTVAKILTAPKVISITPSSGTLGNKVAFNVTGSDFDKTAKVYLETEVKNKTKTIEAAKNTVVSNSLISGNFKMPTNVPAGDWNVVVKQNGKESSTPVKFTIKE, encoded by the coding sequence ATGGATCGTAAAATGTTCATTATTGCAGCAGTATTATCCTGCTGTCTCATCTTCTCAGTAGTGTCGGCAACAACCACCACCCCGGCAGGTAACGCAACCAATGTTACCAAGGTTGTAAAAACCACCACACCGACCACTACATCTACCGGAAACGTCACCAGCACTGCAAAGATTGCACAACCAACCCAGCCAGCCAACACAACAACTGTTGCAAAAATCCTGACCGCACCAAAGGTAATCTCAATTACACCAAGTTCAGGAACTCTCGGAAACAAGGTCGCATTCAACGTGACAGGTTCAGATTTTGACAAGACTGCCAAGGTATACCTTGAGACAGAAGTCAAAAACAAGACCAAGACCATTGAAGCTGCAAAGAATACTGTAGTATCCAATTCACTCATCAGTGGAAACTTCAAGATGCCAACCAATGTGCCAGCAGGTGACTGGAACGTAGTTGTCAAGCAGAATGGAAAGGAAAGCTCAACACCAGTGAAATTTACAATTAAAGAATAA
- a CDS encoding DJ-1/PfpI family protein — protein MKIAFVLYDNVTLLDFAGLYDPISRLKTMGFCPDLEYVVSSHTDQIRSSEGLVMIPDDICTDFTLYDYVVIPGGDGVKDLMKNSEFLQWISTVGQDTTIAAVCGGVLLLGAAGLLRDRKVTTHPAMQPVLRHFARDVLEDRIVPDGKIITAGGVTAAIDLGLYITELIAGRQVRETIQKQMDYPHYPVTL, from the coding sequence ATGAAGATCGCATTTGTTCTTTACGATAACGTTACACTCCTTGATTTTGCCGGACTCTATGATCCGATCTCTCGTCTTAAAACCATGGGATTTTGCCCTGATTTAGAATATGTGGTTTCTTCCCATACAGACCAGATCAGATCCTCAGAAGGGCTTGTCATGATACCAGATGATATCTGTACAGATTTCACTTTATATGACTATGTAGTCATACCCGGAGGCGACGGAGTGAAGGATCTCATGAAGAATTCTGAATTCCTCCAATGGATCTCTACAGTTGGTCAGGATACAACCATTGCCGCAGTCTGTGGCGGAGTTCTTCTCCTTGGAGCTGCAGGTCTTCTTCGTGATCGCAAAGTTACAACACATCCTGCAATGCAGCCTGTTTTAAGGCACTTTGCCCGGGATGTCCTGGAAGATCGAATAGTTCCTGATGGAAAGATTATCACTGCAGGAGGAGTAACTGCTGCAATAGATCTTGGTCTATATATCACAGAACTGATTGCTGGTCGGCAGGTGAGAGAGACGATCCAGAAACAGATGGATTATCCGCATTACCCTGTGACATTGTAA
- a CDS encoding TspO/MBR family protein: MKIPSLHSLLLLIGCIVLPLLIGALGSVITTSSIPIWYNTLTKPWFTPPNWVFAPIWTILYCMMGVSLWLIIKDGFKNNEVKRGVICFGAQLLLNFLWTIAFFGMRSPAMGLVVIIALLYLIGLTIQIFKNISSPAAYLFIPYFCWTCCATVLNAAVFLLNM; encoded by the coding sequence ATGAAGATCCCATCACTTCATTCACTTCTCCTTCTGATTGGCTGCATCGTCCTACCACTTTTAATCGGAGCTTTAGGATCAGTTATTACAACATCTTCAATCCCAATCTGGTACAACACACTCACAAAACCCTGGTTCACCCCTCCAAACTGGGTATTTGCACCGATATGGACAATACTCTACTGTATGATGGGCGTTTCCCTGTGGCTTATCATCAAAGACGGATTTAAGAATAATGAGGTCAAAAGAGGCGTAATTTGTTTTGGAGCACAATTACTACTCAATTTTCTTTGGACTATTGCTTTCTTTGGGATGAGATCCCCGGCAATGGGGTTAGTCGTAATTATCGCACTCCTATACCTTATCGGCCTTACAATTCAGATATTTAAAAATATTTCAAGTCCTGCAGCATATCTTTTCATCCCTTATTTCTGCTGGACATGTTGTGCAACCGTACTCAATGCAGCAGTATTTCTCCTGAATATGTAA
- a CDS encoding 4Fe-4S binding protein: MPGNLSSGNDIVSYSNLRRNNIIAALITCFLIFFFTSHGTGSITSIITSGILAIFGGTITYSILTTRIISRFRLGIYVLMGILFTISFSIEHIVSRGSILLSQSVITAGTTPICPITIPFVSIPLVLTGKMIFPSTVAALISILLLWLAMIILLGRGWCSWICFFGWISQFFAALPKKPLIRLDTVPKWAKMLPYALMLFFILIALVTFSPVFCSWVCPLRIVYDPPMVTSSIEWIQALIFVIGGFVLLIAGPFLTKKRLYCSLVCPLLPANALVGIVSPFRVKVDHEKCINCGLCVKTCDVFAITTEKSEKPEPTIECVRCGHCMDKCPKGAIDYTLTGTTTQARTLFIILAVTFCIMMAYTFAMAIEVFLLTGGISS, from the coding sequence ATGCCAGGGAATTTATCATCAGGCAACGATATTGTTTCATATTCCAATTTACGGCGAAACAATATCATTGCTGCATTAATAACGTGCTTTCTTATCTTTTTCTTCACCAGTCATGGAACCGGATCAATAACCTCAATAATTACAAGCGGAATCTTGGCAATTTTTGGAGGAACAATCACCTACTCCATACTTACTACTAGAATAATTTCACGGTTCAGACTGGGAATCTATGTATTAATGGGTATTTTATTCACAATTTCATTTTCAATTGAACATATTGTGTCCAGGGGTAGTATCTTATTAAGCCAGTCAGTAATTACTGCAGGGACCACCCCAATTTGTCCAATAACCATCCCGTTTGTTTCGATTCCACTTGTTTTGACAGGAAAGATGATCTTTCCCTCCACCGTTGCAGCACTAATAAGTATCCTTCTTCTCTGGCTTGCAATGATCATTCTACTTGGAAGAGGATGGTGCTCATGGATATGTTTCTTCGGATGGATCAGTCAGTTTTTTGCTGCACTTCCCAAGAAACCTTTAATCAGACTTGATACTGTTCCAAAATGGGCAAAAATGCTCCCATATGCCCTCATGCTATTTTTTATTCTCATTGCATTGGTAACGTTTTCACCGGTCTTCTGTTCATGGGTATGCCCACTCAGAATTGTATATGATCCACCAATGGTGACTTCTTCAATTGAATGGATTCAGGCACTTATCTTTGTTATTGGAGGGTTTGTTTTATTAATTGCAGGACCATTCCTCACAAAAAAACGGCTCTATTGTAGTCTTGTATGTCCCCTTCTTCCAGCAAATGCACTTGTGGGAATTGTCAGTCCATTCAGGGTGAAAGTAGATCATGAAAAATGCATCAACTGTGGCCTCTGCGTAAAGACCTGCGATGTCTTTGCTATTACTACAGAAAAGTCAGAAAAACCTGAACCAACAATCGAATGTGTCAGGTGTGGTCATTGTATGGATAAATGCCCAAAAGGAGCAATCGACTACACTCTTACTGGAACAACTACTCAGGCTCGTACATTGTTCATTATCCTGGCGGTTACATTCTGTATCATGATGGCATACACATTTGCCATGGCCATTGAGGTCTTTCTCCTCACTGGGGGGATTTCATCATGA
- a CDS encoding sulfite exporter TauE/SafE family protein: MIETIASGILLGLSTGLFCLASCAPIMVPFMLGEKRNLKKIVSTTINLSIGRLCAYILIGTAVGIFAANLEENLFHKIGGAALVLVSVLLLLYTFSLIPIHPRFCGCNPKIQSNIPVLFGFLTGINICPPFLLAISYAISLGNLLGSILLFLGFFIGTSIYLVLLIPVGYVGKYENFRVVGRITAILSSIVFFFVGIGYIVG; encoded by the coding sequence ATGATTGAGACCATCGCATCAGGTATCCTTCTCGGATTATCCACGGGCCTCTTCTGTCTTGCATCCTGTGCTCCAATCATGGTACCATTCATGCTTGGAGAGAAAAGAAACCTTAAAAAAATAGTGTCCACGACAATAAATCTATCAATAGGCAGACTTTGTGCATATATCCTAATCGGAACTGCAGTAGGAATATTCGCGGCTAACCTGGAAGAAAACCTATTCCACAAAATTGGAGGAGCTGCATTAGTGCTGGTTTCAGTACTACTATTGCTATACACATTCAGCCTAATCCCAATCCACCCACGTTTTTGCGGCTGCAACCCAAAAATCCAATCAAATATTCCAGTGTTATTCGGATTCCTAACCGGGATAAATATATGTCCTCCATTCCTTCTTGCGATAAGTTATGCCATCTCACTCGGAAATCTGCTAGGTAGTATACTTTTATTTCTTGGATTTTTTATTGGGACATCCATTTATCTTGTGCTTCTCATCCCTGTTGGATACGTAGGAAAGTATGAAAATTTCAGAGTTGTAGGAAGAATCACGGCAATACTTTCTTCAATCGTATTCTTCTTTGTCGGAATAGGCTATATCGTTGGATAA
- a CDS encoding methyl-accepting chemotaxis protein, which translates to MQFKRRLILMMLGISVIPLLIIGSIGIFSLFSVSNTIDIKVNEIGNESITSSTGALQKLAEDNAVDSTKSIAKELEIYLADHPDKTWSDLSKDPAFRAIAVQPVGSQGSSLIGDPIGFKNLMHSSKAKEGMSYEDYKVDQPELYEIVNRIKNGSPATGYYKSKETDGSYRDKFISYYPVNLTSKDGVHMVVGIAVYIDEFLKPTKVLGEKLQTENDNLVNELANSTRQAILLIFIIAILTIIAVMFIGIAFARQTTTPIEKTARMISEMGKGHLSERLKLDRDDEIGILGREMDAFSDNLQNTVVSALKKIASGDLSINVVPKDEQDEISHALIQLVESISGITGEIKGLIQDAENGELAKRGNSSKFIGAYKDIIIGINNMLDAITTPLNEALRVSEQFAQAKFSARFDETVITKGDLISLKNGLNTIGIELSIAIKDVSEQVNSLTASSEEAAASIEEITAGASSIAQSSSVVSTNAENSVHAIEQVLTAMEDLNHSVATVATKVESVSNLTLDANTTSVKGVEQAAVAEGGIKAINGAVSDVGSIITEIRDQMIEIGKIVDIISSIADQTNLLALNAAIEAARAGDAGMGFAVVANEVKTLAQESQGSAENIAKIISSLQHQSNRAADAMNQANTEVSKGSQAITDTIKFFNEIAIQVEEISKNMTEVASLSEEESATVQEITSSVSEVKTMSVETAKEAISSASASEESASALNQMSTIINDLSIIATRIDESMSRLNK; encoded by the coding sequence ATGCAGTTTAAACGTCGTTTAATTCTTATGATGCTTGGAATTTCAGTAATTCCATTGCTGATTATTGGGTCAATTGGTATATTTAGTTTATTTTCAGTCAGTAATACGATTGACATCAAGGTAAATGAGATTGGAAATGAATCCATTACCTCTTCAACCGGTGCATTACAAAAACTTGCTGAAGATAATGCGGTTGACAGTACAAAATCTATCGCCAAAGAATTAGAGATATACCTGGCAGATCATCCTGATAAAACCTGGTCTGATCTTTCGAAAGATCCTGCTTTCAGGGCAATTGCTGTACAACCGGTTGGTTCACAGGGTTCCAGTCTTATTGGAGATCCAATAGGATTTAAAAACCTCATGCATTCTTCAAAAGCTAAAGAAGGTATGTCCTATGAGGATTACAAGGTTGATCAACCTGAACTTTACGAAATAGTGAACCGGATTAAAAATGGATCTCCGGCAACAGGATATTACAAGTCAAAAGAGACTGATGGATCATACCGGGATAAATTTATCAGTTATTATCCGGTAAATCTGACATCCAAGGATGGAGTCCATATGGTTGTCGGCATTGCTGTGTATATCGATGAATTCCTGAAGCCTACTAAGGTTCTTGGAGAGAAGTTACAAACTGAAAACGATAATCTTGTAAATGAACTGGCCAATTCAACACGGCAGGCCATACTTCTCATCTTCATAATTGCTATCCTCACTATCATTGCTGTTATGTTCATTGGGATTGCCTTTGCCCGACAAACCACTACACCCATTGAAAAAACTGCACGAATGATCAGTGAGATGGGGAAAGGTCATCTTTCAGAGAGGCTCAAACTTGACCGGGATGATGAGATAGGAATTTTGGGGAGGGAAATGGATGCATTTTCTGATAACCTCCAAAATACTGTTGTATCTGCCCTCAAAAAGATTGCATCTGGTGATCTTTCGATTAATGTCGTACCCAAGGATGAGCAAGATGAGATCTCACATGCTCTTATTCAGTTAGTTGAGTCAATATCTGGTATTACTGGTGAGATCAAAGGATTGATTCAGGATGCAGAAAATGGAGAACTTGCTAAACGTGGTAATTCTTCAAAGTTCATCGGAGCATACAAGGATATCATCATTGGTATCAATAACATGCTTGATGCCATAACCACTCCTCTCAATGAGGCACTTCGTGTTTCAGAACAGTTTGCACAAGCCAAATTTTCTGCCCGGTTTGATGAAACTGTTATTACAAAAGGAGATCTGATTTCCCTGAAGAATGGACTCAACACGATTGGTATTGAACTCTCAATTGCTATCAAGGATGTTTCTGAACAGGTTAATTCCCTCACTGCGTCATCAGAAGAAGCTGCAGCAAGTATTGAAGAGATAACTGCGGGTGCTTCATCTATAGCACAGAGTTCATCTGTAGTAAGTACAAATGCAGAAAACAGTGTCCATGCCATTGAGCAGGTTCTTACAGCTATGGAGGATTTAAACCATTCTGTTGCAACAGTCGCAACAAAGGTGGAATCTGTAAGCAATCTCACTCTTGATGCCAATACTACCTCTGTAAAAGGAGTGGAACAGGCTGCAGTAGCTGAAGGAGGCATTAAAGCTATTAATGGTGCTGTCTCTGATGTCGGGTCAATTATTACCGAAATTAGAGATCAGATGATTGAAATAGGAAAAATTGTTGATATTATCAGCAGTATTGCAGATCAGACAAACCTGCTTGCACTAAACGCAGCAATAGAAGCGGCACGGGCAGGAGATGCAGGTATGGGATTTGCAGTTGTCGCTAATGAAGTGAAAACACTTGCTCAGGAATCCCAGGGTTCAGCAGAAAATATTGCAAAAATTATCAGTTCTCTGCAGCATCAGTCAAATCGTGCTGCTGATGCAATGAACCAGGCCAATACTGAAGTTTCAAAAGGATCACAAGCGATTACTGACACAATCAAGTTCTTTAATGAAATTGCAATTCAGGTAGAAGAAATTTCAAAGAATATGACTGAAGTTGCAAGTTTATCAGAAGAGGAGTCAGCTACTGTTCAGGAAATTACCTCCAGTGTATCTGAAGTAAAAACTATGTCGGTAGAGACAGCAAAAGAAGCAATCAGTTCGGCTTCTGCTTCTGAAGAGTCTGCATCGGCTCTTAATCAGATGTCAACAATAATCAACGATTTGTCTATTATTGCAACCCGCATTGATGAGTCTATGTCAAGACTCAACAAATAA
- a CDS encoding secretion protein — protein sequence MTSMVCSHIVHQAVFMIPGVLLMLLFLALPVSVAGSDSLESSYHTIDIEYPDIITPEIYWQKCLNGPITDSSYIIQQTSDGGYLLIGRPDSSGENGTDSRQNPGYWIVKQSPGGEIVWQKSYRGSGWQSPDILSQTESCGYAYGGKFGPGEKNATINQSMNTSWIIKLTREGLISWEKSLDTPNHEEIHSIQQTRDSGYIVSGSIRFPDGLHTPSRSDRDIWIAKLTSSGDLIWKKTFGGTKDDLGYSIRQTIDGGYIMAGASASHDGDVSGNHGDLDYWIVKLTPGVEITWQKCFGGSQNDIPYFIQQLSDGGYIIAGASASDDGDVSGNHGELDYWIVKLSPGGDLAWQRCLGGKGIDEAKSIRQTRDGGYIVAGGSASDDGDVTGNHGDSDYWIVKLGPDGGLKWEKSLGGSMYDSGESILQTNDGGYIIAGITLSEDIDIAGNREK from the coding sequence ATGACATCAATGGTTTGTTCGCATATTGTTCATCAGGCTGTCTTCATGATTCCAGGAGTACTGCTGATGCTTTTGTTCCTGGCATTACCTGTTTCTGTTGCAGGATCTGATTCTTTGGAATCTTCATATCATACCATTGATATTGAGTACCCAGACATTATAACCCCTGAAATATACTGGCAAAAATGCCTGAACGGACCAATTACTGATTCATCATATATTATCCAGCAGACCAGTGACGGGGGATATCTTTTGATCGGAAGGCCTGATTCTTCTGGAGAGAATGGTACTGACTCCAGGCAGAATCCTGGTTACTGGATTGTGAAACAGAGTCCTGGTGGTGAGATAGTATGGCAGAAGAGTTACCGTGGATCGGGTTGGCAATCTCCTGATATCCTGAGTCAGACAGAATCATGCGGGTATGCTTATGGAGGAAAATTTGGACCCGGTGAAAAGAATGCCACTATAAACCAGAGTATGAATACCTCCTGGATCATTAAACTTACACGAGAAGGCCTGATTTCATGGGAAAAAAGTCTTGACACTCCAAATCATGAAGAGATCCATAGTATCCAGCAGACCCGTGATAGTGGTTATATCGTATCAGGAAGTATCAGGTTTCCAGATGGATTGCACACCCCAAGCCGCAGTGATCGCGATATTTGGATTGCAAAACTGACCTCTTCCGGAGATCTCATCTGGAAAAAAACCTTTGGAGGAACAAAAGATGATCTGGGATACAGTATACGTCAGACAATAGATGGTGGCTATATCATGGCAGGAGCATCGGCCTCCCATGATGGTGATGTATCCGGTAATCACGGTGATCTCGATTATTGGATAGTCAAACTTACCCCCGGGGTTGAAATCACCTGGCAGAAGTGTTTTGGAGGATCACAAAACGATATACCATATTTTATTCAGCAACTTTCTGATGGCGGATATATTATTGCCGGAGCTTCAGCATCCGATGATGGTGATGTATCCGGTAATCACGGTGAGCTCGATTATTGGATAGTCAAACTTTCTCCAGGAGGGGATCTTGCATGGCAGAGATGTTTGGGTGGAAAAGGCATTGATGAAGCAAAAAGTATCAGACAGACCCGTGATGGTGGATATATAGTGGCAGGGGGATCAGCATCCGATGATGGTGATGTCACCGGGAACCACGGAGATTCTGATTACTGGATAGTAAAACTTGGCCCTGATGGGGGCCTGAAATGGGAAAAAAGTCTGGGAGGGAGCATGTATGATTCTGGAGAAAGTATCCTGCAGACAAATGATGGAGGATATATTATTGCAGGAATTACCCTGTCTGAAGATATAGATATCGCGGGAAACAGAGAGAAATAG